One window from the genome of Streptococcus parasanguinis encodes:
- the dltB gene encoding D-alanyl-lipoteichoic acid biosynthesis protein DltB: MIEFLKQLPHLEHYGTPIYFIYLILAFLPIFVGLFFKKRFPIYEGLVSLIFIILMLTGSNLKQIYALLFYVVWQILIVYSYKIYRQKADNKWIFYLHSFLSVLPLIFVKVEPAIKNGHQSLFGFLGISYLTFRAVGMIIEMRDGVLKEFTLWEFLRFMLFMPTFSSGPIDRFKRFNEDYKTIPEREELLDMLEQAVKYIMYGFLYKFILAHIFGHLLLGHVQTYALSQGGFFNIGTLGVMYVYGFDLFFDFAGYSMFALAASNLMGIKSPINFDRPFKSRDLKEFWNRWHMSLSFWFRDFVFMRLVMVLMRNKVFKSRITTSNVAYIINMLVMGFWHGVTWYYIAYGLFHGLGLVINDAWIRKKKTINKERKAKGLDPIPDNRWTKALGIFITFNTVMLSFLIFSGFLDQQWFPKLK, from the coding sequence ATGATCGAGTTTTTGAAACAGCTCCCTCATTTAGAACACTATGGAACACCGATCTATTTTATCTACCTCATTCTAGCTTTTTTGCCGATCTTTGTGGGCCTCTTTTTCAAAAAGAGATTTCCTATCTATGAAGGACTGGTGAGTCTGATCTTTATCATTTTGATGCTGACAGGTTCGAATCTCAAGCAAATTTATGCCCTGCTCTTTTACGTAGTCTGGCAAATCTTGATTGTGTATTCCTACAAGATCTATCGTCAGAAAGCGGACAACAAGTGGATTTTCTATCTTCATTCCTTCTTGTCTGTCTTGCCCCTGATCTTTGTGAAGGTAGAGCCAGCAATCAAGAATGGGCACCAATCCTTGTTTGGATTTTTAGGGATTTCGTATTTAACCTTCCGAGCTGTCGGAATGATCATCGAAATGCGAGATGGTGTCTTGAAAGAATTCACACTCTGGGAATTCTTACGCTTTATGCTCTTTATGCCGACCTTCTCAAGTGGGCCGATTGATCGTTTCAAACGTTTTAATGAGGATTATAAAACTATTCCTGAGCGTGAAGAATTATTGGATATGTTGGAGCAAGCTGTTAAGTATATCATGTATGGCTTCCTTTATAAATTTATCCTAGCTCATATTTTTGGCCACTTATTGTTAGGTCATGTTCAGACCTATGCCTTGTCTCAAGGTGGATTCTTCAATATCGGAACGCTGGGAGTCATGTATGTCTATGGCTTTGACCTTTTCTTTGACTTCGCGGGTTATTCGATGTTTGCTTTAGCAGCTTCCAATCTGATGGGAATTAAAAGTCCCATCAACTTTGATCGTCCCTTTAAATCACGTGACTTAAAGGAATTCTGGAATCGTTGGCATATGAGTTTATCTTTCTGGTTCCGTGATTTTGTCTTTATGCGTCTCGTGATGGTATTGATGCGCAATAAAGTATTCAAGAGCCGGATTACCACCTCAAATGTTGCCTATATTATCAATATGTTGGTCATGGGCTTCTGGCACGGGGTGACCTGGTACTACATCGCTTACGGGCTCTTCCATGGGCTTGGACTGGTTATCAATGATGCTTGGATTCGTAAGAAAAAGACCATCAATAAAGAAAGAAAAGCAAAAGGATTGGATCCTATACCGGACAATCGTTGGACCAAAGCTTTAGGGATCTTTATCACCTTTAACACAGTGATGCTGTCCTTCCTGATTTTCTCAGGATTCTTGGATCAACAATGGTTTCCAAAATTGAAATAA
- a CDS encoding YitT family protein, translating into MKKIRFHKLFRYHVRRLAYNIKLLRVLKSISREKYDEKVSASLLYGFLSAIAVNFFFQPGHVYSSGATGLAQILSVLSQRFIGFTIPVSLTFYAINIPLMIVAWYQIGHKFTIFTFITVSMSSLFIQFVPVITLTNDPIMNALFGGVVMGTGIGFALRNNISSGGTDIVSLTIRKRTGKNVGSISFLVNGTIMLIAGLTFGWKYALYSMITIFVSSRVTDAVFTKQKRMQAMIVTSQPDAIIEKIHKKLHRGATIIHNAEGTYNHQEKAVLLTVITRAEFNEFKYIMKKADPQAFITISENVHIIGRFVETEE; encoded by the coding sequence ATGAAAAAAATTCGCTTTCATAAGCTATTTCGCTATCATGTGCGGCGACTAGCTTATAACATTAAATTATTGCGCGTGCTGAAGAGCATCTCCCGTGAGAAATACGATGAAAAAGTGTCAGCTTCCTTGCTGTATGGTTTTCTATCAGCGATTGCCGTCAACTTCTTCTTTCAACCAGGACATGTATACTCCAGCGGTGCAACAGGTCTAGCTCAGATTTTATCTGTTCTGAGCCAACGCTTTATTGGTTTTACGATTCCAGTTTCCTTGACCTTTTATGCCATCAATATCCCTTTGATGATTGTGGCTTGGTATCAAATTGGCCATAAATTTACCATCTTTACCTTTATTACGGTTTCGATGAGTTCCCTCTTTATTCAGTTCGTGCCAGTGATTACGTTGACCAACGATCCGATCATGAATGCCCTATTTGGTGGGGTTGTCATGGGAACAGGGATTGGTTTTGCTCTTCGGAACAACATTTCCAGTGGAGGAACGGATATTGTCAGTTTGACGATTCGAAAACGGACAGGAAAGAATGTCGGCAGTATCTCCTTTTTGGTCAATGGGACCATTATGTTGATCGCTGGTCTGACCTTTGGTTGGAAGTATGCTCTTTACTCTATGATTACCATCTTCGTATCGAGTCGAGTAACGGATGCTGTCTTTACCAAGCAAAAACGGATGCAGGCAATGATCGTAACGAGCCAGCCAGATGCCATTATTGAAAAGATTCATAAAAAATTGCATCGTGGGGCAACCATTATCCACAATGCAGAAGGAACCTATAACCATCAGGAAAAAGCGGTTCTGTTGACAGTTATTACGCGTGCAGAGTTTAATGAATTCAAATATATTATGAAAAAAGCTGATCCTCAGGCTTTTATCACCATTTCAGAAAACGTTCATATCATTGGACGCTTTGTGGAAACAGAAGAATAA
- the pulA gene encoding type I pullulanase → MSTFTAYLDDQDLIRIQKGEEHILPFYLETNQGRLALIPVKTSSGATDTGDYFLSPVPLELGEEYTIYDAAGNSTILHYGQIVRKPIFDQTFTYSGEDLGSFYTPSQTQFKFWAPISQNVTLHIEDQVYPMNRTENGGWEVLLKGDWEGAAYHYEFRVNGLERRIHDPYALSSLANSGDSLVIDRKKITRPITRATRQLDPTEAIIYEMSVRDFSVQKEAGFKHPGKFKGLTESPQLNGQILGFDYLQKLGITHVQLLPVYDFGSVDEEDQWKAYNWGYDPVQYNVPEGSYASDPNDPYARILELQDTIDTYHQANLSVIMDVVYNHVYQADEYAFEQIVPGYFYRYNAEGERTNGTFCGNDVASERSMVRQYIKQSLKQWVSLYGFDGFRFDLMGILDIQTMTEIAEELREIYPNIYLYGEGWKMDTGLSEDQLAHQYNAKRLPAFGFFSDNFRDTIKRTLVAGHRRESQHPANDFANILTANVGKLGPTHFTQPQQAIQYVECHDNATVFDYFQFEKKEIRLEDRKALSRLALHLVLLAQGVPFIHAGQEFYRTKGLEDNTYNLPDSLNQLDWTSLPKCQEEIAFLEELIAYRKSQPLLRLKKGQEIRDYCDVKWLSDHHLIYTIEKDREKITILVNIGDQEQTYQHPSDSQLLFAYPHANLQAPIPKGKELSIPAHSWLLLHETESTK, encoded by the coding sequence ATGTCTACATTTACTGCTTATTTAGATGACCAAGACCTCATTCGTATCCAAAAGGGAGAGGAGCATATCCTTCCTTTTTATTTGGAAACAAACCAAGGTCGTCTTGCCTTAATCCCTGTCAAAACGTCAAGTGGAGCGACTGATACAGGAGACTATTTCTTAAGCCCTGTTCCGCTTGAACTCGGAGAAGAGTACACCATCTACGATGCTGCTGGAAATTCTACTATTCTCCACTATGGTCAAATTGTTCGCAAACCCATTTTTGATCAAACCTTCACCTATAGTGGAGAAGATCTAGGAAGTTTCTACACACCAAGTCAGACGCAATTTAAATTCTGGGCACCCATTTCTCAAAATGTGACCCTCCATATTGAGGATCAGGTCTATCCGATGAATCGTACAGAAAACGGTGGCTGGGAAGTCTTGCTCAAAGGAGATTGGGAAGGAGCTGCCTACCACTATGAGTTTCGTGTCAATGGCCTAGAACGTCGAATTCACGATCCCTATGCTCTATCCTCTTTAGCGAACTCTGGAGATAGCTTGGTCATCGACCGGAAGAAGATCACACGTCCTATCACGCGTGCCACTCGTCAATTAGATCCAACAGAAGCGATCATCTACGAGATGAGCGTTCGGGATTTCTCTGTCCAAAAAGAGGCTGGCTTTAAGCACCCGGGTAAGTTTAAAGGTTTAACAGAATCGCCCCAACTAAATGGCCAGATCCTTGGATTTGATTACCTTCAAAAACTGGGCATTACCCATGTACAGTTACTTCCTGTCTACGATTTCGGTAGTGTAGACGAAGAGGATCAATGGAAAGCCTACAACTGGGGTTATGATCCTGTCCAATACAATGTTCCAGAAGGAAGCTATGCGAGTGACCCTAACGATCCTTATGCGCGAATCCTAGAGCTCCAAGACACCATTGACACCTATCACCAGGCTAATCTGAGTGTCATCATGGATGTAGTCTACAATCACGTCTACCAGGCAGATGAGTATGCTTTTGAACAGATCGTTCCTGGTTATTTCTACCGTTATAATGCAGAAGGAGAGCGGACCAATGGAACCTTCTGTGGAAATGACGTAGCAAGTGAACGCTCCATGGTGAGACAGTATATCAAGCAATCCCTCAAGCAATGGGTTTCCCTCTACGGCTTTGATGGTTTTCGCTTTGATTTGATGGGAATCCTAGACATTCAAACCATGACAGAGATTGCAGAAGAACTCCGTGAAATCTATCCTAACATCTATCTCTATGGGGAAGGGTGGAAGATGGATACCGGCCTCTCTGAAGACCAGCTCGCTCACCAGTATAACGCGAAACGATTACCAGCCTTTGGCTTTTTCAGTGATAACTTCCGGGATACGATCAAGAGAACACTTGTAGCCGGTCACCGTCGTGAGAGTCAACATCCCGCAAATGATTTTGCTAATATCCTGACTGCAAATGTCGGAAAGCTAGGGCCTACTCATTTCACCCAACCTCAACAAGCCATTCAGTACGTCGAATGCCACGACAATGCAACTGTTTTTGATTATTTCCAATTTGAAAAGAAAGAGATTCGTCTAGAAGATCGAAAAGCTCTCTCACGATTAGCTCTTCATTTAGTGTTACTAGCTCAAGGAGTGCCGTTTATCCATGCTGGTCAAGAATTTTATCGCACAAAAGGGCTCGAAGACAACACCTATAACTTGCCAGATAGTCTCAACCAATTGGACTGGACATCCCTTCCAAAATGCCAAGAAGAAATTGCTTTTCTTGAAGAATTGATTGCTTATCGGAAATCACAGCCACTCCTTCGTTTGAAAAAAGGGCAAGAGATTCGCGACTACTGTGATGTCAAATGGTTGTCTGATCATCATTTAATCTACACGATTGAGAAAGATCGTGAAAAAATAACGATTCTTGTCAATATCGGTGATCAAGAACAGACCTATCAACATCCGAGCGATAGTCAGCTGTTATTTGCCTATCCTCATGCCAACCTCCAAGCGCCTATTCCTAAAGGAAAGGAACTTTCTATTCCTGCCCATAGTTGGCTCCTTCTCCATGAAACTGAATCAACAAAATAA
- the aspS gene encoding aspartate--tRNA ligase: MKRSMYAGRVREEHIGTRITLKGWVSRRRDLGGLIFIDLRDREGIMQLVINPETVSAEVMATAESIRSEYVVEVTGLVEAREQANPNLPTGAVELKVEAITVLNTAKTTPFEIKDGIEANDDTRLRYRYLDLRRPEMLENLKLRAKVTHSIRNYLDELEFIDVETPFLSKSTPEGARDYLVPSRVNKGHFYALPQSPQITKQLLMNAGFDRYYQIVKCFRDEDLRGDRQPEFTQVDLETSFLSDQEIQDITEGLIARVMKETKGIEVTLPFPRMNYDDAMALYGSDKPDTRFEMLLQDLTELVKGVDFKVFSEAPAVKAIVVKGAADHYSRKDIDKLTEVAKQYGAKGLAWVKYAEGTLNGPVAKFLTDLTSDLTAALQLEDKDLVLFVADTLEVANATLGALRVRLAKELDLIDNNQYNFLWVVDWPMFEWSEEEGRYMSAHHPFTLPQAETEHELEGDLSKVRAIAYDIVLNGYELGGGSLRINHKDLQERMFKALGFTKEAANEQFGFLLEAMDYGFPPHGGLAIGLDRFVMLLAGEDNIREVIAFPKNNKATDPMTQAPSVVSEKQLDELNLQVEVAEQE; encoded by the coding sequence ATGAAACGTTCAATGTATGCTGGACGTGTTCGTGAAGAACACATTGGAACTCGTATTACCTTGAAAGGATGGGTTAGCCGTCGTCGTGACTTGGGTGGTTTGATCTTTATCGATCTACGCGACCGCGAAGGAATCATGCAATTGGTGATCAATCCAGAAACAGTTAGTGCAGAAGTGATGGCTACAGCTGAAAGTATCCGTAGTGAATATGTTGTAGAAGTGACAGGTCTTGTGGAAGCTCGTGAACAAGCTAATCCCAACTTGCCAACAGGAGCAGTAGAACTCAAGGTAGAAGCTATTACGGTTCTCAATACTGCCAAAACAACACCATTTGAAATCAAGGACGGAATTGAAGCCAATGATGATACCCGTCTTCGTTACCGCTACTTAGACCTTCGTCGTCCTGAGATGTTGGAAAATCTCAAACTCCGTGCAAAAGTAACCCATTCAATCCGCAATTACTTGGATGAATTAGAATTTATTGATGTGGAAACACCCTTTCTTTCTAAGTCAACTCCAGAAGGAGCGCGTGACTATTTGGTTCCTTCCCGTGTCAATAAGGGTCATTTCTATGCCCTTCCTCAAAGTCCTCAAATTACAAAACAATTGTTGATGAATGCTGGATTTGATCGCTATTATCAAATCGTGAAGTGTTTCCGTGATGAGGATTTACGGGGAGACCGTCAACCTGAGTTTACACAGGTCGACTTGGAAACTTCTTTCTTGAGTGATCAAGAAATCCAGGATATCACAGAAGGCTTAATTGCACGTGTCATGAAAGAAACCAAGGGAATTGAAGTAACACTCCCATTCCCACGGATGAATTATGATGATGCTATGGCCTTGTACGGTTCAGATAAACCAGATACACGTTTTGAAATGTTGCTCCAAGACTTGACAGAACTTGTCAAGGGTGTAGACTTCAAAGTCTTCTCAGAAGCTCCAGCAGTTAAGGCGATTGTTGTCAAAGGTGCAGCGGATCATTACTCTCGTAAAGACATCGATAAATTGACAGAAGTTGCGAAGCAATACGGTGCAAAAGGTCTTGCTTGGGTGAAATATGCTGAGGGTACTTTGAACGGTCCTGTTGCGAAGTTCTTGACAGACTTGACAAGTGACTTGACAGCTGCTTTACAGTTAGAAGACAAAGATCTAGTTCTCTTTGTAGCAGATACTCTTGAAGTAGCCAATGCAACGCTTGGTGCTTTGCGTGTTCGTCTTGCGAAAGAGCTTGACTTGATTGACAACAATCAATACAACTTCCTTTGGGTAGTGGATTGGCCAATGTTTGAATGGTCTGAAGAAGAAGGCCGTTATATGTCTGCTCACCATCCATTTACACTCCCACAAGCTGAAACAGAGCATGAATTGGAAGGAGATCTTTCAAAAGTTCGAGCAATTGCCTATGATATCGTCTTAAATGGCTATGAATTAGGTGGAGGAAGCCTACGGATTAATCATAAAGATTTACAAGAACGGATGTTTAAGGCACTTGGATTTACAAAAGAAGCTGCCAATGAACAATTTGGTTTCTTGTTGGAAGCAATGGATTATGGTTTCCCACCACATGGAGGATTGGCGATTGGTTTGGACCGCTTCGTGATGCTTCTTGCAGGTGAAGATAATATTCGGGAAGTCATTGCCTTTCCTAAGAATAACAAGGCGACAGATCCAATGACACAAGCTCCTTCTGTCGTTTCTGAAAAGCAATTGGATGAGTTAAATCTTCAAGTAGAAGTAGCAGAGCAAGAATAG
- the dltA gene encoding D-alanine--poly(phosphoribitol) ligase subunit DltA, which yields MSNQPITDMIETIERYAQLQPDYPVYNVLGEEHTYGQLKADSDSLAAHIDQMGLPEKSPVVVFGGQEYEMLATFVALTKSGHAYIPIDSHSALERVSAIVEVAEPSLIIAINEFPLENPAAPILSLEQVREAYAAQNAYDLQHPVKGDDNYYIIFTSGTTGKPKGVQISHDNLLSFTNWMITDKEFATPERPQMLAQPPYSFDLSVMYWAPTLALGGTLFALPSAITQDFKQLFATIFSLPIAIWTSTPSFADMAMLSEDFNAEKMPGITHFYFDGEELTVKTAQKLRERFPNARIINAYGPTEATVALSAVAITDEMLATLKRLPIGYTKEDSPTFIIDEAGNKLPNGEQGEIIVSGPAVSKGYMNNPEKTAEAFFEFEGLPAYHTGDVGTMTDEGLLLYGGRMDFQIKFNGYRIELEDVSQNLNKSKYIDSAVAVPRYNKDHKVQNLLAYVILKEGVKEQFEREIDITKAIKEDLENIMMSYMMPSKFLYRDSLPLTPNGKIDIKGLISEVNNR from the coding sequence GTGTCAAACCAACCAATTACTGATATGATCGAGACAATTGAACGTTATGCGCAACTACAACCAGACTATCCGGTTTACAATGTCCTTGGTGAGGAGCATACCTATGGCCAACTGAAGGCTGATTCAGATAGCTTGGCTGCCCACATCGACCAAATGGGACTTCCTGAAAAGTCACCTGTAGTGGTCTTTGGTGGTCAAGAATATGAAATGTTAGCAACCTTTGTGGCCTTGACCAAATCTGGCCATGCCTATATCCCAATTGATAGCCACTCTGCCTTGGAGCGCGTGTCTGCCATTGTTGAAGTAGCAGAGCCAAGCTTGATTATTGCTATCAATGAATTTCCATTGGAAAACCCAGCTGCTCCAATCTTGTCCTTGGAGCAAGTGCGTGAAGCTTATGCAGCTCAGAATGCCTATGACTTGCAACATCCGGTCAAAGGGGATGATAACTACTACATCATCTTTACCTCAGGGACAACTGGGAAACCAAAAGGGGTGCAAATTTCGCACGATAACTTGCTCAGCTTTACCAACTGGATGATTACGGACAAGGAATTTGCAACGCCAGAGCGTCCGCAAATGTTGGCGCAACCACCTTATTCCTTTGACTTGTCTGTCATGTACTGGGCGCCGACCTTGGCTCTTGGAGGAACCCTTTTTGCTCTTCCCTCAGCCATCACCCAAGACTTCAAACAACTCTTTGCGACCATCTTTTCTCTTCCGATTGCGATCTGGACTTCGACACCATCTTTTGCAGATATGGCCATGTTGTCTGAAGATTTCAATGCTGAAAAGATGCCAGGGATCACCCATTTCTACTTTGATGGGGAAGAGTTGACCGTTAAAACCGCTCAGAAATTGCGCGAGCGTTTCCCAAATGCACGCATCATCAATGCCTACGGCCCAACGGAAGCAACTGTTGCTTTGTCGGCAGTTGCAATCACAGATGAGATGTTAGCGACTTTGAAACGTCTGCCAATTGGTTACACCAAAGAAGATTCTCCAACCTTCATCATTGATGAGGCAGGCAACAAATTGCCAAATGGTGAGCAAGGGGAAATCATCGTGTCTGGACCAGCCGTTTCAAAAGGTTATATGAATAATCCAGAGAAAACAGCAGAAGCCTTCTTCGAATTTGAAGGCCTTCCAGCCTACCATACAGGAGATGTCGGAACCATGACGGATGAAGGTCTCCTTCTCTATGGTGGACGGATGGACTTCCAAATCAAATTTAACGGTTATCGTATCGAGCTAGAGGATGTCTCTCAAAACTTGAACAAATCGAAGTATATTGACTCAGCAGTCGCTGTACCGCGTTATAATAAAGATCACAAGGTCCAAAATCTCTTGGCCTATGTCATCTTAAAAGAGGGTGTCAAAGAACAATTTGAGCGCGAAATTGATATCACGAAAGCTATTAAGGAAGATTTAGAAAACATCATGATGTCTTATATGATGCCTTCAAAATTCCTCTATCGTGACAGCCTGCCATTAACACCAAACGGGAAAATCGACATCAAAGGGTTGATTAGCGAGGTTAACAACCGATGA
- the dltD gene encoding D-alanyl-lipoteichoic acid biosynthesis protein DltD has translation MLKRLWLILGPVFCALLMVAALLFFYPINHKHNYTEEKKAAVSLNAEGFKSRTKKQEALSDPQHRFVPYFGSSEWLRFDVVHPAVLAEKYDRNYRPYFLGERGAASLNQYFGMQQILPELKDNTAVYVVSPQWFTKKGYDSSAFQQFFNSDQLNSFIANHQQDAASQYAAKRLLQQYPNVAFQSVVTNISQGKKISRFDQSLNQLVSHLVQREDALFSNLATRTNGNYDKKVKKRLQDLPDQFSYEKLEEIATAEAKVKTNNNDLGISNHFYNTRLKMKLKKLKGFQKNESYVQSPEYNDLQLVLDQFAKSRTNVIFVIPPVNAKWMKYTGLSQEKYEQAVQKIRYQLESQGFTNIADFSKDGDQPYFMEDTIHMGWNGWLAFDKAVNPFVTKAEKAPTYHLNDRFFSKDWAQYKGTPDEFK, from the coding sequence ATGCTTAAGCGTTTGTGGCTGATTTTAGGGCCCGTATTTTGCGCGCTCCTCATGGTAGCAGCTTTATTATTCTTTTATCCAATCAATCATAAGCACAACTATACCGAAGAGAAAAAAGCTGCGGTTAGTTTGAATGCAGAAGGATTCAAGAGTCGTACAAAGAAACAAGAAGCACTTTCTGATCCACAGCATCGCTTTGTTCCTTATTTCGGCTCCAGTGAGTGGTTGCGTTTTGATGTGGTGCATCCAGCAGTTTTGGCTGAAAAATATGACCGCAATTACAGACCCTACTTTTTAGGAGAACGTGGTGCGGCTTCTTTGAACCAGTATTTTGGGATGCAACAGATTTTGCCAGAACTCAAGGACAATACAGCTGTTTATGTGGTTTCTCCGCAATGGTTCACCAAGAAGGGCTATGATTCCTCTGCCTTTCAACAATTCTTTAATAGCGATCAGTTGAATAGCTTTATTGCCAATCACCAACAGGATGCTGCATCCCAGTATGCTGCAAAGCGTCTGTTACAACAGTATCCAAATGTCGCCTTTCAAAGTGTTGTAACGAACATTTCTCAAGGAAAGAAAATTTCCAGATTTGATCAGTCTTTGAACCAGCTTGTTTCCCACCTTGTCCAACGCGAAGATGCTTTATTTAGTAATCTTGCAACGCGTACAAACGGGAATTACGATAAGAAGGTCAAAAAACGTCTACAAGATTTACCAGATCAATTCTCATATGAGAAATTGGAAGAAATTGCAACGGCTGAAGCAAAAGTCAAAACCAATAACAACGACCTTGGAATCAGCAATCATTTTTACAATACTCGTTTAAAAATGAAGTTGAAGAAACTTAAAGGTTTCCAAAAAAACGAATCCTATGTTCAATCTCCTGAGTACAATGACTTGCAATTGGTTCTAGACCAGTTTGCTAAATCTCGGACCAATGTCATCTTTGTCATTCCTCCAGTTAATGCCAAATGGATGAAATACACAGGCTTGAGCCAAGAAAAATATGAACAGGCTGTTCAAAAGATTCGTTACCAATTGGAAAGTCAAGGATTCACCAATATTGCAGACTTTTCTAAAGATGGTGATCAGCCCTACTTTATGGAAGATACGATTCATATGGGATGGAATGGTTGGCTAGCCTTTGATAAAGCGGTCAATCCCTTTGTCACAAAGGCTGAAAAAGCACCAACTTACCATCTAAATGATCGCTTCTTCAGTAAAGACTGGGCTCAATATAAAGGGACACCAGACGAATTTAAATAA
- the dltC gene encoding D-alanine--poly(phosphoribitol) ligase subunit DltC, with the protein MDVKSQVIEIIDELFMEDVSDMMDEDLFDAGVLDSMGTVELIVELENRFGIRVPVSEFGRDDWNTANKIVEGVTELQNA; encoded by the coding sequence ATGGATGTAAAATCACAAGTAATTGAAATTATTGACGAATTGTTTATGGAAGATGTCTCAGACATGATGGATGAGGATCTCTTTGATGCGGGTGTCCTTGATAGTATGGGAACAGTCGAATTGATTGTGGAATTGGAAAATCGCTTTGGCATCCGTGTTCCTGTATCTGAATTTGGACGCGATGATTGGAATACTGCTAACAAGATCGTAGAAGGTGTAACGGAGCTTCAGAATGCTTAA
- a CDS encoding LacI family DNA-binding transcriptional regulator has protein sequence MRVTIKDVAKLAGVAPSTVTRVIQNKSTISDETKKRVRKAMVELDYHPNLNARSLVSQSSQVIALVLPVDSDVFYQNPFFPTVLRGITQIASDNDYAIQICTGQNEERQLDNLKQLIYGNRVDGLIFLYSNPNDPLVEFALKDKFPFLILGKAVSPFVSLVDNDNIKAAFDATDYFIQQNYRKIAFIGGNKELFVSQDRYEGYKEALQKAGIPLDEKLVHFSFGFMLEDNSYQMMESLPLTELDAIMTTDILVAEGVRQYLLEHQLTIPIISFDSIKPRLDIEAYIDINAVELGRESVRTILQIIKDHKEGKTVCYRQLIDHTITKL, from the coding sequence ATGCGTGTTACCATCAAAGATGTTGCGAAACTCGCTGGCGTCGCGCCTTCTACTGTCACGCGCGTCATCCAAAACAAATCCACGATTAGTGATGAAACAAAAAAACGAGTCCGCAAGGCCATGGTCGAGCTGGACTACCATCCCAATCTTAATGCTCGTAGTCTTGTCAGCCAATCTAGTCAAGTCATTGCTTTAGTCCTTCCAGTCGATAGTGACGTCTTCTATCAGAATCCTTTCTTTCCAACTGTTTTACGAGGAATTACCCAGATTGCTTCAGACAATGACTATGCCATCCAAATCTGTACAGGTCAAAACGAAGAACGGCAGCTCGACAACCTCAAGCAACTCATCTACGGAAACCGTGTGGATGGTTTAATCTTCCTTTATTCCAACCCGAATGACCCCCTCGTTGAATTTGCACTGAAGGACAAGTTTCCCTTCCTCATCCTTGGAAAGGCGGTCTCTCCTTTTGTTTCGCTAGTCGATAATGACAATATCAAGGCCGCATTTGATGCAACAGATTATTTTATTCAACAAAACTACCGAAAAATTGCTTTTATCGGGGGAAACAAAGAGCTGTTTGTGTCTCAAGACCGCTACGAAGGTTATAAAGAAGCCCTCCAAAAAGCAGGGATTCCTCTCGATGAAAAACTCGTTCATTTTTCATTTGGGTTTATGTTAGAAGATAATTCTTATCAAATGATGGAGAGTCTACCGTTAACAGAACTAGATGCGATTATGACGACCGATATTCTCGTTGCTGAAGGGGTGCGCCAATACCTATTAGAACACCAGCTGACAATCCCGATTATTTCCTTTGATTCGATCAAGCCACGACTCGATATTGAAGCCTATATTGACATCAATGCGGTGGAACTCGGGCGTGAATCTGTCCGGACCATCCTTCAAATCATCAAAGATCACAAAGAAGGAAAAACTGTTTGCTACCGTCAATTGATTGACCATACCATTACGAAACTTTAG